A window of Pecten maximus chromosome 12, xPecMax1.1, whole genome shotgun sequence genomic DNA:
TTTCATGAACGTTTTTCATGAGTTCCAAATGAGGAATTCGTCAAACCGACTGTGACGGAACATTACGGTTTGAGTAAAGCATGTGTGTTTCGCCTCCTCTTTGAGAGTCAGATGAACTGACGGAACACATATTTGAGCATGCGTTTGAGCAACCACGTCCATTAGTGAACTGCATCCGGTACCTCATCCTTCCACGATCGTTACCTGGATATATAAGGTCATCGAATTCCATGTCAAATGACCTTGAATTCACAGGATGACTTTGAGCGGTGCAACAACACTTAAGGATGTTTTTAAACTCTCTTTTGAAAATCGGATTCATCCAACAGTACAGAAACGGATTAATGCAAGTACTACTGATAGCTACCCAGTGACATATGAAGAACACTGTACTGTTATAAGCGAACTTTTTCACATTCGGATGCAAGTCAGTGAGTAGATGATAGAGATTGAGCGGCATCCAGCATATGGCAAAAACAGCAACAACAGCGACTAACAGTTTTATACTTTTCCTTTTTTCCTGAATTTTCAAAATACGCTGTTTTTCAGTAACCACTCCCAATTGTGTACGGAGCCATAATTTGTGTACAATTCGTCCATACGTAATGCCAATTATAGACAGCGGTATCACATATTGAACCACGACTGTTCCAATGGTAAGATATTGCTCCCATTTCCCACTTGGGAAATAAGTACGGCATCTCTTCACAGTGGTAAT
This region includes:
- the LOC117338876 gene encoding probable G-protein coupled receptor 83, whose product is MDDNNDFTDYLQDIFDNMENDTLLDIFSMTNHSHTTLNFKKLKEHRYGASGAALLLVSFSILVVISFFGNMLVVHVIVKNRKMHTVTYIFIANMAFSDLLMTCLNVPLNIARELMSEWTLGAFLCHLLNFSLMTSVYVSTFTLTAIALDRQRVLIYPLNPRITKRKGIFILVLIWTLAFSLSLPYGIYTRVQDLNLFITTVKRCRTYFPSGKWEQYLTIGTVVVQYVIPLSIIGITYGRIVHKLWLRTQLGVVTEKQRILKIQEKRKSIKLLVAVVAVFAICWMPLNLYHLLTDLHPNVKKFAYNSTVFFICHWVAISSTCINPFLYCWMNPIFKREFKNILKCCCTAQSHPVNSRSFDMEFDDLIYPGNDRGRMRYRMQFTNGRGCSNACSNMCSVSSSDSQRGGETHMLYSNRNVPSQSV